The Diabrotica virgifera virgifera chromosome 4, PGI_DIABVI_V3a genome segment aataactgATTCAAGCGAATTTCAAGAGATATAATAATAATACACCACTTTATTAGGGGTTGTTTCCTGTTTCACACGTGCTCATGACgatcatagaaaaaagtgttgtgtgatttggtagaatgcgatcttatccttcaaaaaatatgtcacgtatttcagcacctggaaaattggaaggatactacaaatctggcctccacataagtggtctgtagcttcgacatgataggtgtgaaattttaaaagttcttgctgttgattggataggaagggtagcgttatctagcctccactctaggtacaccatagcctccatacggtacttccaatatttaatattattttattcaagtggacaataaaggtaaaacacaaacaacttttgtttcttaattatttatttatacaataatgtgacattttacatagaaatatgagtatttaattttgattaaatatatgtttacttgttgaatttatcggctgcacacaacagctgatcggccattagagccaacaacaaaacgcgaaataaaatgtgtattttaaaactgttggataaacagtacctacaatcagaaaaacttacctttaaaaaggtactcgattatgaaataacaaaaatatcaaaaaacacgactgaatatcagcttttacaaactaaacacaaacaccaaacacatcacataaccgaccatataaaataagtgaacgacaacgaacgaacgaacacgaataCAGAttacagatagcgcaggatttgtcaaaagtcatgttccaccaatcacaatgccgacatcagcgcctctgactaaacggaaggaaaataaatacgattacatgttttttattagagttaaCGGGGCATGATGACGATGAAATTTAGCGACGTTGTCAGCTTTTTTGGAACAAGAAAGCGAAAGcttcaaaattaatttaaaaatgtaaGAAATACTTAAAAAAGCAAATTTCACTTTAttcataacaaaatgttgaaatctaccaaaaatctactaaaaaatattgcctactagaattcttacaaaaatgtcaaaaatctaccaaaaaagtagaaatctactaaatgtggtaACGCTGCAACAACAAGGTCAACAAGTCACTTCTTGTCAACAagtaacaaaacaaaaaacaaccaAGGACCAAGCTTTTGACACATACCATATGATCAACGACTATATACGCATGCGCGACATGCGGCATGTGTCTAAAATTGTAGGTTAAGGTTAAACTTATGTCAAATCAAAGTAAagcaatttcaaaaataaattacaaACATTTTAATTGTCTCTTTGCTTGCAGTTTTAAATTTGAACATGTGGCCTGTTATATACACAGCACTCAGAACATATGCACCCTATGTAACTCTTCCTGTTGCTGCTCTTGTAGGAGTCATAGGTTACAATCTAGAAAGTTGGATCTCTAATAGATATACACCATACAACAGTAAGTAAAGTTCTAATGTTCTATTAAATCGTTGTGTGGCCTACTGGCCGTGTGTGAAAGATTAGAAAaatcggtttcataatcaacttaaagtgaacattaactaaagtacACTTTAATGTATATTACAATTATTGACATATTAAGCATAGACaaggcatactcaccaaaaaagcgtattgcggaaacagcatggaaacagtcgatcagtggtctatctatctcttttaaccaagcgatcctgcacatgtgacagacaaagatggctagaccactcaatcctatgtcggcgtTACACGACTAGCCTGGTCTATCGTTAACATGTCTCTGATTACAATtccattgataaaggtaccaaattaaaatttaaagtccactttaactttattatgaaatcgagcgtAAATCTATTTGCAACAAAACAAAGTAATAATTATGTGAACCAATTGATCGATTCggccgttacttgatggaagttcattttatctaacaataaaacgtttgttttctatacttccacaaaatttattacaactatgtgactacagcggtttcggcagagtgcctttctcaag includes the following:
- the LOC126883983 gene encoding small integral membrane protein 12 isoform X1, which translates into the protein MSNQILNLNMWPVIYTALRTYAPYVTLPVAALVGVIGYNLESWISNRYTPYNKSIKEQREDRLLVEAKLKESDKVEKLKYKANILDTNLSPSLT
- the LOC126883983 gene encoding small integral membrane protein 12 isoform X2 codes for the protein MWPVIYTALRTYAPYVTLPVAALVGVIGYNLESWISNRYTPYNKSIKEQREDRLLVEAKLKESDKVEKLKYKANILDTNLSPSLT